A stretch of the Uranotaenia lowii strain MFRU-FL chromosome 3, ASM2978415v1, whole genome shotgun sequence genome encodes the following:
- the LOC129753852 gene encoding uncharacterized protein LOC129753852: protein MSDSASTAATAAPKGKSLASSSPKAKSDTPPQLKSVALGPNTENGKSKPGTTKTKKKTSSEKHYPIANNNTCHTSSANTVVNVGHSCGTCKSVDNSRMVQCDDCDGWNHFCCVGVNQSVENKKWNCAQCQAKKKKKTGATKVARNTAAAKKVKKSKPEKTSDGKKNKTPSAMKEMEDSLPRKPMGTTKPTKAASVKSAGSRRSAKAHLELQLQKLEAEQKLLEEKRKLMEKHFSILEELVDLEDEEDADEEEVDADTKVQNWLGATGGRRQEEEEESPSADEEEECSDDEEEEEGGEMDSSDDSEEESVTDSSDDSSEDEKGGTNESSFNPKGRSTPAKKGESKRKDATSSRLTCNLTRNQLAARHVVAKDLPLFSGNPEEWPMFFSTFESTTRMCGYTDDENMIRLRNCLKGDAFAAVRSFLLHPKTVNRAMDALKLKFGQPRFIIESLKDKVLAIPPVDPESMNAMVDFALDVQNLTVTIDACGRKELKQDASLLNSLVSKLPGPMQLQWAKHSRSIRKVNLKTFGRWIYEIGEDACLVSKPRQTKASSHNQEPRRRTKAYVNAHVEHQGEYHAHLPGRSTSSAGARRAYPTACIVCRGSCASLANCQGFRELSYDGRWAITREAKMCRKCLKRHRGGCVSRNCGVNGCSCKHHPLLHKQLNPESAPMQPNSESTPIQTGDNAQREERSCNTHLSGSSAVLFRYVPVVVHGNGIVIQCYAFLDDGSSLTLMDQDLADELNLKGELRPLGLKWTGGTYRTEDNSQIVSLDVSGLKGKRYHLEDVRTVEELQLPSQTLDVTQLQRDNPYLRGIPVDSYTDVRPRLLIGVQHANATLVRKSREGESGQPIAVKTNLGWTIYGGVPTGESHSMVHYTYHVYACDYQMQDDADGKLDRAVKDFFSLESLGITAPTKTMRSADDERALKLLRELTKFEDERYTTGLLWRYNITHLPDSKPMALKRFLNLERRMAKDPELRGVLQQKLADYVTKGYVRKLTKEELEENHERVWYLPVFPVINPNKPGKVRLVWDAAATTHEVSLNSLLLTGPDLTTPLVSVLFKFREHRFGICGDIREMFHQVGIRGEDQHSQRFLWRDERELGEPNVYVMQVMTFGACCSPSSAQYVKNMNAERFSEQFPAASAAIVQCTYVDDMLCSTETEEEAIELAKTVWDINNRGGFEIRNWMSNSVGILSALRGDSCAEKSLDLSSSLATEKVLGMWWCTKSDCFTYKINWDRLGRELLEGNRCPTKREVLRTLMTIYDPLGLIAHFLMFLKVLLQEIWRTRVGWDENIDDKCFEKWRKWLHLLPDVENVSIPRCYRMSSSIGHHTEIQLHTFVDASENGTAAAVYLRFVEGDNIECSLVTAKSRVAPLKYLSIPRLELQAAVIGARLAAFVMQGLSVKVARRVFWSDSRNVIAWIRADHRKYNAFVAARVSEILDHTSVSSWKWVPTKWNVADEGTKWQCQPSLTNDSRWFKAPEFLWQAEKEWPDTPEKLTEPVEELRACVNAHFQTESEIIPVKDFSTWRRLVNTTAYVFRYLRQLRPKKFTRTIEILSSEEIHQAEEYLLRTAQQDVFRTELNILRRDDRNATIPKQSQLYKLNPFIDEKGLLRMHGRTGACKFLAVEIANPIILPRDHPITNLIVESYHQKFHHQNHESVINEVRQKYCISCLRRVYAKVRSNCQRCKLPEARPRPPAMADLPKCRLAAFVRPFTHTGIDYFGPMEVAIGRRVEKRWGVLLTCLTIRGVYLDLASSLTTSSCIMVIRNFIVRRGTPSVFYSDRGTNFIGADRELKQALQDVDQHKMAQEFVSATTNWCFNPPAAPHMGGSWERLVQSVKRTLVELQLPHRPKEEELRSALVEIEGIINARPLTHVPIEDDAAPALTPNHWLLGSSDGFKPWAEVEVNSIALSRGWHLSQQIANHFWKRWLREYLPEITRRSKWHQNVPPIKEGDIVVIVDSELPRNCWPKGRVIGTVNRDGQVRTVTIKTAKGVYERPAVKVAVINVRAKEEFADSEAESAN from the coding sequence ATGTCCGATTCAGCCAGCACCGCAGCCACTGCTGCCCCAAAAGGTAAGAGCTTAGCGAGTAGTTCCCCTAAGGCGAAAAGTGATACCCCCCCTCAACTCAAGTCCGTTGCTCTTGGCCCTAACACTGAGAACGGCAAATCGAAACCAGGCACgacaaaaaccaaaaagaaaacctCTTCCGAAAAACACTACCCTATAGCCAATAACAATACTTGCCATACTTCCTCCGCGAACACGGTCGTTAATGTCGGTCACAGTTGTGGAACCTGTAAGTCGGTCGATAACAGCCGGATGGTTCAGTGCGATGATTGTGATGGATGGAACCATTTTTGTTGTGTGGGAGTGAACCAAAGTGTGGAGAATAAAAAGTGGAATTGTGCACAGTGCCAggcgaagaaaaagaagaagacgGGTGCTACGAAGGTTGCCAGGAACACCGCTGCAGCGAAGAAGGTCAAAAAGTCAAAGCCGGAGAAAACCAGCGACGGGAAGAAGAACAAGACTCCATCTGCGATGAAAGAGATGGAAGATTCTTTGCCGAGGAAACCCATGGGAACCACGAAACCAACCAAAGCAGCATCTGTTAAGTCAGCGGGATCGAGAAGGTCAGCGAAGGCGCATCTGGAGCTGCAATTGCAGAAACTCGAAGCAGAACAGAAGCTGTTAGAAGAGAAAAGGAAGCTGATGGAGAAACACTTCAGCATTCTGGAGGAGTTGGTCGACCTGGAGGACGAAGAAGACGCTGATGAAGAAGAAGTGGACGCTGATACCAAGGTGCAGAACTGGTTAGGCGCCACTGGTGGAAGGCgccaagaagaagaagaggaatCTCCTAGTGCGGATGAAGAAGAAGAGTGCTCCGACGACGAAGAAGAGGAAGAAGGTGGAGAAATGGATTCCAGCGATGATTCCGAGGAGGAATCGGTGACAGACAGCAGCGATGACTCTAGTGAGGACGAAAAGGGAGGAACTAACGAATCTAGCTTCAATCCGAAGGGTCGTTCTACGCCAGCAAAGAAAGGCGAAAGCAAGCGAAAAGACGCAACCAGTAGCCGATTAACCTGTAACCTGACGCGCAATCAGCTCGCCGCTCGCCATGTTGTCGCTAAGGACTTGCCATTGTTCTCAGGGAATCCCGAGGAATGGCCGATGTTTTTCTCCACTTTTGAGAGCACGACCCGGATGTGTGGCTACACAGACGACGAAAACATGATTCGACTGAGGAACTGCCTGAAGGGAGATGCGTTTGCTGCCGTTCGAAGTTTTCTTCTCCATCCGAAGACAGTGAACAGGGCGATGGATGCGCTCAAGTTGAAGTTTGGACAGCCGAGGTTTATCATCGAATCCCTGAAAGACAAAGTTCTTGCCATTCCACCGGTCGACCCTGAGTCGATGAACGCGATGGTCGATTTCGCGCTGGACGTCCAGAACCTGACGGTGACGATCGACGCCTGTGGTCGGAAGGAGCTCAAGCAGGATGCTTCGTTGCTGAACTCACTGGTTTCCAAGCTTCCGGGACCAATGCAACTACAGTGGGCGAAACACTCCAGAAGTATTCGGAAGGTCAACCTGAAGACTTTCGGCAGGTGGATCTACGAAATAGGCGAAGACGCCTGTCTGGTTTCGAAGCCGCGCCAGACCAAAGCATCGTCCCACAATCAGGAGCCACGCAGGAGAACTAAGGCATACGTGAATGCTCACGTTGAGCACCAAGGGGAGTACCACGCTCATTTGCCAGGACGTAGTACATCATCAGCCGGTGCCAGAAGAGCCTACCCCACAGCGTGCATTGTCTGTAGGGGATCTTGTGCATCTCTTGCGAACTGCCAAGGCTTTCGGGAGTTGTCATACGATGGGCGGTGGGCAATCACACGCGAAGCCAAGATGTGCCGGAAATGCCTGAAGCGCCACAGAGGAGGATGTGTGTCCAGGAACTGCGGAGTCAACGGATGTTCATGCAAACATCACCCATTGCTGCACAAGCAGCTAAACCCAGAGTCCGCACCTATGCAGCCAAACTCAGAGTCTACGCCCATCCAGACTGGAGACAACGCGCAACGGGAAGAGCGGTCCTGCAACACTCACCTGTCCGGGTCAAGCGCTGTCCTGTTTCGCTATGTTCCAGTCGTGGTGCATGGAAACGGGATTGTGATCCAATGCTACGCCTTCTTGGATGACGGATCCTCGCTAACGCTTATGGACCAAGACCTAGCAGATGAGCTGAACCTAAAAGGAGAACTTCGTCCCTTGGGCCTCAAGTGGACTGGAGGCACATATCGAACAGAGGACAACAGTCAAATCGTCAGTTTGGATGTGTCCGGACTTAAAGGAAAGCGGTATCACCTGGAGGATGTAAGGACAGTGGAGGAGCTGCAACTGCCGTCTCAAACGCTCGACGTGACGCAGCTTCAGAGAGATAACCCCTATCTACGAGGAATTCCCGTAGATTCGTACACCGATGTCCGACCTCGCCTGCTAATCGGAGTGCAACACGCTAACGCGACGTTGGTCAGGAAGAGTCGAGAGGGCGAATCCGGTCAACCAATTGCAGTTAAGACCAACCTGGGGTGGACGATCTACGGAGGAGTGCCGACGGGAGAGTCGCATAGTATGGTGCACTATACCTACCACGTTTACGCCTGTGACTACCAGATGCAAGACGATGCTGACGGGAAGCTGGACCGCGCGGTGAAGGACTTCTTCTCTCTTGAGAGTCTAGGAATAACAGCACCCACTAAGACGATGCGCTCCGCCGACGATGAGAGGGCCCTCAAGCTGTTACGTGAGCTAACCAAATTCGAAGACGAGAGATATACAACCGGCCTGCTCTGGAGATACAACATCACGCATCTGCCAGACAGCAAACCGATGGCGCTGAAGCGGTTTTTGAATCTCGAGCGACGCATGGCGAAAGACCCGGAGCTGAGGGGAGTACTGCAGCAAAAACTGGCTGATTACGTCACCAAGGGCTATGTTCGGAAGCTTACGAAGGAGGAACTGGAGGAAAACCACGAGCGTGTCTGGTACTTACCAGTTTTTCCGGTCATCAACCCCAATAAGCCAGGAAAAGTTCGACTCGTCTGGGACGCCGCAGCAACAACGCATGAAGTTTCGCTGAACTCTTTACTACTCACGGGACCGGATCTTACCACTCCGCTGGTTTCCGTGCTCTTCAAATTTCGCGAACATCGATTTGGTATTTGTGGCGACATCAGGGAGATGTTCCACCAGGTTGGAATTAGAGGCGAAGACCAGCATAGCCAGCGATTTCTGTGGCGAGATGAGAGAGAGCTAGGTGAACCCAATGTTTACGTTATGCAGGTGATGACGTTCGGGGCGTGCTGTTCTCCTTCAAGTGCACAGTACGTGAAGAACATGAACGCGGAACGTTTCAGCGAGCAGTTCCCAGCGGCCTCTGCGGCCATAGTGCAGTGTACGTATGTCGACGACATGTTGTGTAGCACAGAGACCGAAGAGGAGGCGATTGAGTTGGCGAAGACTGTTTGGGACATCAACAATCGAGGCGGGTTTGAAATCCGCAATTGGATGTCCAACTCCGTTGGCATACTATCAGCGCTTCGTGGAGATTCCTGTGCAGAGAAAAGCCTCGACCTGTCATCCAGCCTAGCGACCGAGAAGGTATTGGGAATGTGGTGGTGTACTAAGTCCGACTGTTTCACTTACAAAATCAACTGGGATCGGCTAGGACGTGAGCTGCTGGAAGGCAATCGTTGCCCTACGAAACGTGAGGTACTCCGCACCCTGATGACCATCTACGATCCTCTAGGTCTCATCGCGCACTTCCTAATGTTTCTCAAGGTACTGCTACAGGAGATCTGGCGGACCCGAGTAGGCTGGGACGAAAACATCGACGATAAGTGCTTCGAAAAGTGGCGAAAATGGCTGCATCTTCTTCCGGACGTTGAGAACGTCAGTATTCCGCGGTGCTACAGGATGTCTTCATCGATCGGTCATCACACCGAGATCCAGTTGCACACCTTTGTCGACGCTAGTGAAAATGGCACGGCGGCAGCTGTCTATCTCCGATTCGTGGAAGGCGACAACATCGAATGCAGTCTCGTCACCGCTAAGAGTCGTGTAGCACCACTCAAGTATCTCTCGATTCCGAGGCTCGAACTTCAAGCGGCAGTAATTGGAGCCAGATTAGCTGCGTTTGTTATGCAGGGACTATCGGTCAAGGTTGCCCGTCGAGTTTTTTGGTCAGACTCCCGCAACGTTATCGCCTGGATACGTGCCGACCACCGCAAATACAACGCATTCGTCGCCGCAAGAGTCAGCGAAATCCTAGATCACACGAGCGTATCGAGCTGGAAGTGGGTCCCAACGAAGTGGAATGTGGCGGACGAAGGCACGAAGTGGCAGTGTCAACCCTCCCTTACGAACGACAGCCGATGGTTCAAAGCACCAGAATTCCTGTGGCAAGCAGAAAAAGAATGGCCAGATACCCCGGAAAAACTGACAGAACCGGTGGAAGAGCTGCGAGCGTGCGTCAACGCGCACTTCCAAACGGAAAGCGAGATCATCCCCGTTAAAGATTTCTCAACCTGGAGACGATTGGTCAACACAACCGCCTACGTTTTTCGGTATCTACGCCAGCTTCGACCAAAGAAATTCACCCGCACCATCGAAATCCTTTCGAGCGAGGAGATACACCAAGCTGAGGAATACCTTCTCCGCACCGCACAGCAAGACGTCTTCCGAACCGAGCTAAACATTCTCCGACGCGACGACCGCAACGCAACGATTCCCAAGCAAAGTCAGCTGTACAAGCTCAACCCGTTCATCGATGAAAAAGGATTGCTGCGCATGCACGGCAGGACTGGAGCGTGCAAGTTTCTAGCAGTGGAAATCGCCAACCCTATTATCCTTCCGCGCGACCATCCGATAACGAATCTCATCGTTGAAAGCTACCACCAGAAGTTTCATCATCAAAACCACGAGTCAGTCATCAACGAAGTTCGCCAGAAATACTGCATCAGTTGTCTACGCAGAGTATACGCCAAGGTCAGGTCTAACTGTCAACGCTGTAAGCTGCCGGAAGCTCGTCCCCGACCTCCAGCAATGGCTGACCTACCAAAGTGTCGACTAGCAGCTTTCGTTCGACCGTTCACACATACCGGCATCGACTATTTTGGACCGATGGAAGTGGCTATAGGGAGAAGggttgaaaaaaggtggggggTTTTATTAACTTGTCTCACTATTCGCGGGGTCTACCTTGATTTAGCTAGCTCTTTAACGACAAGCTCGTGCATAATGGTGATCCGCAACTTCATTGTGCGACGAGGAACACCTTCCGTTTTCTACAGCGACAGAGGAACTAACTTCATCGGAGCCGATCGGGAGTTGAAGCAAGCCCTGCAAGACGTCGACCAGCACAAGATGGCTCAGGAGTTTGTTTCGGCGACCACCAATTGGTGTTTTAATCCACCGGCAGCTCCCCATATGGGGGGGAGCTGGGAACGACTCGTGCAGTCCGTCAAGCGCACCTTAGTGGAACTGCAGCTACCCCATCGTCCGAAGGAGGAAGAACTGAGGAGTGCTCTGGTCGAGATCGAAGGCATTATCAACGCACGGCCGCTTACCCACGTACCCATCGAAGACGACGCCGCACCAGCACTCACACCGAATCATTGGTTGCTGGGCAGTTCCGACGGATTCAAACCATGGGCCGAAGTGGAAGTCAACTCCATCGCTTTGAGTAGAGGTTGGCATCTATCGCAGCAGATCGCGAACCACTTCTGGAAAAGATGGCTGCGGGAGTACCTGCCGGAGATCACCAGGCGTTCCAAGTGGCATCAGAACGTACCACCGATCAAAGAAGGTGACATCGTGGTTATAGTCGACTCGGAGCTGCCTAGGAATTGCTGGCCCAAGGGACGAGTTATCGGAACGGTAAACCGAGACGGGCAGGTGCGTACCGTAACAATTAAGACGGCGAAAGGCGTCTACGAGAGACCGGCGGTAAAGGTTGCAGTGATAAACGTAAGAGCTAAGGAGGAGTTTGCTGACTCAGAGGCGGAGTCAGCAAACTAG